In Phragmites australis chromosome 17, lpPhrAust1.1, whole genome shotgun sequence, the following are encoded in one genomic region:
- the LOC133897632 gene encoding mitogen-activated protein kinase kinase 9-like produces the protein MARPVFPAAPHEMFRRVPTAPHQMMRTPSPAPDQEQRLSAAPHEMFRRVPAAPHQMMRAPSPAPDEELRLLDLERIDDLGEGGFATVTKVRHRRTGAVFALKVAFYPDPDADEEAEVLRRTAGSPHIVRYHALLRERGGELACVLELMDAGSLCAVLRRRGERGLQEPALAEVTAQGLVGLAQLHSRGVAHLDVKPDNLLANARGEVKIGDFNTSKILYGAGGERLLVSIAVGTGAYFSPERFARNAHAGPHGAMAADVWGLGVTVLELFLRRRPVLPAVETPSYEELKQVICHGEPPSVPEDAEASSELRGFVAACLQKDPRRRATVAQLLGHPFVMRRDVTASSSALRELIVATL, from the coding sequence ATGGCTCGCCCGGTCTTCCCGGCCGCGCCTCACGAGATGTTCCGCCGGGTCCCCACCGCTCCGCACCAGATGATGAGGACGCCATCGCCGGCGCCAGATCAGGAGCAGCGGCTGTCGGCCGCGCCTCACGAAATGTTCCGCAGGGTCCCTGCCGCTCCGCACCAGATGATGAGGGCGCCATCGCCGGCGCCAGATGAGGAGCTGCGGCTGTTGGACCTCGAGAGGATCGACGACCTCGGCGAGGGCGGATTCGCCACGGTAACCAAGGTGCGGCACCGCCGCACTGGTGCGGTGTTCGCGCTCAAGGTGGCGTTCTACCCGGACCCCGACGCGGATGAGGAGGCCGAGGTGCTCCGCCGCACCGCCGGATCGCCGCACATCGTGCGCTACCACGCCCTGCTCcgcgagcgcggcggcgagctcgcaTGCGTGCTCGAGCTCATGGACGCCGGCTCGCTCTGCGCCGTCCTCCGCCGGCGTGGGGAACGGGGACTCCAGGAGCCGGCGCTCGCTGAGGTGACCGCGCAGGGCCTCGTGGGTCTGGCCCAACTCCACTCCCGCGGCGTCGCGCACCTCGACGTGAAGCCGGACAACCTCCTCGCCAACGCACGCGGTGAAGTCAAGATCGGCGACTTTAACACCTCCAAGATCCTCTACGGCGCAGGCGGCGAGCGTCTCCTGGTCTCCATCGCGGTCGGCACTGGCGCCTACTTCAGCCCCGAGCGGTTCGCGCGCAATGCCCACGCCGGGCCGCACGGCGCTATGGCCGCCGACGTCTGGGGCCTCGGCGTCACCGTCCTGGAGCTGTTCTTGAGGCGGCGCCCCGTCCTGCCCGCAGTAGAGACACCGTCCTATGAGGAGCTGAAGCAGGTGATCTGCCACGGGGAGCCACCGTCTGTGCCGGAGGATGCAGAGGCGTCGTCGGAGCTGCGCGGGTTCGTGGCCGCGTGCCTGCAGAAGGATCCGAGGCGGCGCGCTACGGTGGCGCAGCTGCTCGGGCACCCGTTCGTCATGCGCCGCGACGTCACGGCTTCGAGCAGCGCGCTGCGGGAGCTCATCGTGGCGACCCTGTAG